In Xyrauchen texanus isolate HMW12.3.18 chromosome 13, RBS_HiC_50CHRs, whole genome shotgun sequence, a single genomic region encodes these proteins:
- the pou3f3b gene encoding LOW QUALITY PROTEIN: POU domain, class 3, transcription factor 3-B (The sequence of the model RefSeq protein was modified relative to this genomic sequence to represent the inferred CDS: inserted 1 base in 1 codon), with translation MRYNLPALQSFCKREGVNSKHFSKVTGMATAASNPYLPGSSLLSSGSIVHSDSGGVMQQGSAVVTSVSGGYRGDPTVKMVQSDFMQGAMAASNGGHMLSHAHQWVTSLPHAAAAAAAAAVAAAEAGSPWSSSPVGMTGSPQQQQDVKNNSGRDDLHSGTALHHRPPHLGPHQTHAGAWGTTTAAHIPSITGSQQQQQSIIYSQPGGFTVNGMLSPPGSQSLVHPGLVRGDTPDLDHSSHHHHHHHQQHQHHQQAHHGVNSHDPHSDEDTPTSDDLEHFAKQFKQRRIKLGFTQADVGLALGTLYGNVFSQTTICRFEALQLSFKNMCKLKPLLNKWLEEADSSTGSPTSIDKIAAQGRKRKKRTSIEVSVKGALESHFLKCPKPSAQEITSLADNLQLEKEVVRVWFCNRRQKEKRMTPPGVPQTPEDVYSQVGNVSADTPPPXYGLQTNVQ, from the exons ATGAGATATAATTTgcctgcattacaaagtttctgCAAAAGGGAGGGGGTGAACAGTAAACATTTTTCTAAGGTTACCGGAATGGCCACAGCGGCTTCCAACCCTTATCTACCCGGCAGCAGTTTACTGTCGTCCGGCTCGATCGTGCACTCGGACTCCGGAGGTGTGATGCAGCAGGGCAGTGCTGTGGTAACCTCTGTGTCCGGTGGGTACAGAGGAGACCCAACGGTTAAAATGGTTCAAAGTGATTTCATGCAGGGCGCAATGGCAGCGAGCAACGGGGGACATATGCTGAGCCACGCTCACCAGTGGGTGACGTCCTTGCCTCATGCTGCAGCGGCGGCTGCTGCTGCCGCAGTGGCCGCAGCTGAAGCCGGATCGCCTTGGTCCTCAAGTCCTGTTGGAATGACAGGCAGCCCACAACAGCAGCAGGATGTGAAAAATAATTCGGGGAGAGACGATTTGCACTCTGGGACTGCGCTGCATCACAGGCCCCCTCATTTAGGTCCCCACCAGACTCACGCGGGTGCCTGGGGTACCACAACCGCTGCCCATATCCCCTCCATAACCGGGAGCCAACAGCAGCAGCAGTCCATCATATACTCGCAGCCCGGAGGTTTCACGGTCAACGGAATGCTCAGTCCACCGGGCAGCCAAAGCCTGGTTCACCCGGGTCTGGTGCGTGGCGACACCCCAGATCTAGATCACAgcagccaccaccaccaccatcaccacCAGCAGCATCAACACCACCAGCAAGCACACCATGGAGTGAACAGCCACGACCCGCACTCCGACGAGGACACGCCGACCTCGGACGACTTGGAGCACTTCGCCAAGCAGTTCAAACAACGCCGGATCAAGCTGGGCTTCACCCAAGCAGACGTGGGCTTGGCATTGGGCACTCTGTACGGGAACGTCTTCTCGCAGACCACAATCTGTCGCTTTGAAGCTCTCCAGCTCAGCTTTAAGAACATGTGCAAGCTGAAGCCGCTGCTGAACAAATGgctggaggaggcagactcttCCACGGGCAGTCCCACCAGCATCGACAAGATAGCGGCTCAAGGCAGGAAACGCAAGAAGCGCACCTCCATCGAAGTGAGCGTCAAAGGTGCGTTGGAGAGTCACTTTTTGAAATGTCCCAAGCCTTCGGCCCAAGAGATAACCAGTCTAGCGGACAACCTGCAGCTGGAAAAAGAAGTGGTGAGAGTTTGGTTTTGCAAtcggagacagaaagagaaaaggaTGACGCCCCCAGGAGTGCCGCAGACGCCGGAGGATGTATATTCTCAGGTCGGCAATGTGAGTGCAGATACACCGCCCC TCTATGGACtgcaaacgaatgttcagtga